One genomic region from Acidimicrobiales bacterium encodes:
- a CDS encoding FAD-dependent oxidoreductase encodes MPAPPAPLAQGYRERPWWWEAAPPPPATGPRRLPGAVDVLVVGAGYTGLAAAREVAGRGRSALVVERDALGTGASTRNGGMAHPGAKRSLPDLLAEGPDGRALWDATVDGFLALERLVADEGIDCHYRRTGHVVLAHRAAAMDGLRASEKAHREVGDEVRLLARDELAEEVGTPAYEGGLVVGLSGGLHPARLFAGVLGLATAAGATVADRTAVTGVERRRGGGFTVRTSRGTVAAGDVLVATNATAATPPALVPWLARRVLAVGSFIVATEPLAPDAAAATIARDRMLFDTRNFLRYWRLAPDGRMLFGGRTSFARTTVARSRDRLYRAMVAVHPQLRGVRVTNAWGGLVGLTIDRQPHVGRVDGVAYAGGWCGSGVVLSNHVGALVGRWLAEGGPPPPFTGRRWPRVPAPGRSPWLLPVGGWYYRARDRFG; translated from the coding sequence GGGGCCGGCTACACCGGGCTGGCGGCGGCGAGGGAGGTGGCCGGGCGGGGGCGGTCGGCCCTCGTGGTCGAGCGGGACGCGCTCGGCACCGGCGCCAGCACCCGCAACGGCGGGATGGCCCACCCCGGCGCGAAGCGGTCGCTGCCCGACCTGCTGGCCGAGGGCCCGGACGGGCGGGCGCTGTGGGACGCCACCGTGGACGGCTTCCTCGCGCTGGAGCGGCTGGTGGCCGACGAGGGGATCGACTGCCACTACCGGCGCACGGGGCACGTCGTGCTGGCCCACCGGGCCGCCGCCATGGACGGCCTCCGCGCCTCGGAGAAGGCCCACCGGGAGGTGGGCGACGAGGTCCGCCTGCTGGCGAGGGACGAGCTGGCCGAGGAGGTGGGCACCCCGGCCTACGAGGGCGGGCTCGTCGTCGGGCTGAGCGGCGGGCTCCACCCGGCCCGGCTGTTCGCCGGGGTGCTGGGCCTGGCCACCGCGGCCGGCGCCACCGTCGCCGACCGCACCGCGGTGACCGGGGTCGAGCGCCGCCGGGGCGGAGGGTTCACCGTCCGCACGTCGCGCGGCACCGTTGCGGCGGGCGACGTGCTGGTCGCCACGAACGCCACCGCCGCCACCCCGCCCGCGCTCGTCCCCTGGCTGGCCCGCCGGGTGCTGGCCGTCGGCAGCTTCATCGTCGCCACCGAGCCGCTCGCCCCCGACGCGGCGGCGGCGACGATCGCGCGGGACCGGATGCTGTTCGACACCCGCAACTTCCTGCGCTACTGGCGCCTGGCGCCGGACGGCCGGATGCTGTTCGGCGGGCGGACGAGCTTCGCCAGGACGACGGTGGCCCGCTCCCGCGACCGCCTGTACCGGGCCATGGTCGCCGTCCACCCCCAGCTCCGCGGCGTGCGGGTGACGAACGCGTGGGGCGGGCTCGTCGGGCTGACGATCGACCGCCAGCCCCACGTCGGCCGGGTCGACGGGGTGGCCTACGCCGGCGGGTGGTGCGGCAGCGGCGTCGTCCTGTCGAACCACGTGGGCGCGCTGGTCGGCCGCTGGCTGGCCGAGGGCGGCCCGCCGCCGCCGTTCACCGGGCGGCGCTGGCCGAGGGTGCCGGCACCCGGCCGATCCCCGTGGCTGCTCCCCGTGGGCGGCTGGTACTACCGGGCGAGGGACCGCTTCGGCTGA
- a CDS encoding neocarzinostatin apoprotein domain-containing protein: MFGRRGVAAALAVAALVGGMAAPAGAAARDPSITVEPDTNLVDNQRVVVHGEGWRPNTFLVIAQCDARATSFAGCEDGIGVFEPTSEWSVPFEVDRAIDTEAFGRVDCADAAGRCVIGVLARPGRVLETAPLHFDPEGPPADPPLTIEVDVAPTARVRTDARGARIDVTVTCDPGEHAFVDVQLAQDRGEEDAVGFGGVFLRRCRGTQVLTIDLRAFEGTFVPGDAFVTATAFGFRTNGDQEISDFEFAEVTLVG; this comes from the coding sequence ATGTTCGGACGGCGTGGCGTGGCGGCGGCCCTGGCGGTCGCGGCACTGGTGGGCGGGATGGCAGCACCCGCGGGCGCGGCGGCGAGGGACCCGAGCATCACGGTGGAGCCGGACACGAACCTCGTGGACAACCAGCGGGTGGTCGTCCACGGCGAAGGTTGGCGGCCGAACACGTTCCTCGTCATCGCGCAGTGCGACGCGCGGGCGACGAGCTTCGCGGGGTGCGAGGACGGGATCGGCGTGTTCGAGCCCACGAGCGAGTGGAGCGTGCCGTTCGAGGTCGACCGGGCCATCGACACCGAGGCGTTCGGCCGGGTCGACTGCGCCGACGCCGCCGGCCGCTGCGTGATCGGCGTGCTGGCCCGGCCGGGGCGGGTGCTGGAGACGGCCCCGCTGCACTTCGACCCGGAGGGCCCGCCGGCCGACCCGCCGCTCACGATCGAGGTCGACGTGGCGCCGACGGCCCGGGTGCGGACCGACGCCCGCGGCGCCCGCATCGACGTCACGGTGACGTGCGACCCCGGCGAGCACGCGTTCGTCGACGTCCAGCTGGCGCAGGACCGGGGCGAGGAGGACGCCGTCGGGTTCGGCGGGGTGTTCCTCCGGCGGTGCCGGGGCACGCAGGTGCTGACCATCGACCTGCGGGCCTTCGAGGGCACGTTCGTCCCCGGCGACGCCTTCGTCACGGCCACCGCCTTCGGCTTCCGCACCAACGGCGACCAGGAGATCTCGGACTTCGAGTTCGCCGAGGTGACGCTCGTGGGCTGA
- a CDS encoding neocarzinostatin apoprotein domain-containing protein codes for MARRLAAAVVAVVALVGAGATPAAAEPALTVTPSADLLDDQTVTVTGTGWTPGAQVVVLMCLAQDVTDAGCDFGTAKDGRVEEDGTFRLRYEVERVLDPKAYEPTDCVEAPEGCAVVGLDLAAPGDRVVVPVAFDPTVPLPHPLDVSLRVRRVGFVRETGQAVLSGTVACNRPGLAEVDADVAQDTPDVVGAGRTFVRTCGPEPVGWRVVVVGQDGGTFAPERAVAVVTAATSAEDEFAEDRQVVYVDLGG; via the coding sequence ATGGCCCGGCGTCTCGCAGCAGCGGTGGTGGCGGTCGTGGCGCTCGTGGGAGCCGGCGCCACGCCCGCCGCCGCCGAGCCCGCCCTCACCGTCACCCCGAGCGCGGACCTGCTCGACGACCAGACCGTGACCGTCACGGGCACGGGGTGGACGCCCGGCGCCCAGGTCGTGGTCCTCATGTGCCTCGCGCAGGACGTGACCGACGCGGGCTGCGACTTCGGCACGGCCAAGGACGGCCGGGTCGAGGAGGACGGCACCTTCCGGCTGCGCTACGAGGTGGAGCGGGTGCTCGACCCCAAGGCGTACGAGCCCACCGACTGCGTCGAGGCCCCCGAGGGGTGCGCGGTCGTCGGCCTCGACCTCGCCGCCCCGGGCGACCGGGTCGTCGTGCCGGTGGCGTTCGACCCCACCGTGCCCCTGCCCCACCCGCTCGACGTCAGCCTGCGCGTCCGCCGGGTCGGCTTCGTGCGCGAGACGGGCCAGGCCGTGCTGTCCGGCACCGTCGCCTGCAACCGGCCCGGCCTCGCCGAGGTCGACGCCGACGTCGCCCAGGACACGCCGGACGTGGTCGGCGCCGGCCGCACGTTCGTCCGCACCTGCGGGCCCGAGCCGGTCGGGTGGCGGGTGGTCGTCGTCGGCCAGGACGGCGGCACGTTCGCGCCGGAGCGGGCCGTCGCCGTCGTGACCGCGGCGACGAGCGCCGAGGACGAGTTCGCCGAGGACCGCCAGGTCGTCTACGTCGACCTGGGCGGCTGA
- a CDS encoding helix-turn-helix domain-containing protein has protein sequence MTAPAQFVAAVERLAAAVGATFVPAGELRPSDVAVDWDGEVVGGIRVDGLQGALRRMITSVERELGGRLADLPREQKQAAVRLLHERGAFLLRKAADDVADTMGVSRITIYNYLNAIESQPPRST, from the coding sequence GTGACCGCGCCCGCCCAGTTCGTCGCCGCCGTCGAGCGGCTGGCCGCCGCCGTCGGCGCCACGTTCGTCCCCGCGGGCGAGCTGCGCCCGTCGGACGTGGCCGTCGACTGGGACGGCGAGGTGGTGGGCGGCATCCGGGTCGACGGCCTCCAGGGCGCGCTGCGGCGGATGATCACGTCGGTGGAGCGGGAGCTCGGCGGGCGGCTGGCCGACCTGCCGAGGGAGCAGAAGCAGGCGGCCGTCCGGCTGCTCCACGAGCGGGGGGCGTTCCTGCTGCGCAAGGCGGCCGACGACGTGGCCGACACCATGGGCGTCAGCCGCATCACGATCTACAACTACCTGAACGCCATCGAGTCTCAGCCGCCCAGGTCGACGTAG
- a CDS encoding thiamine-binding protein codes for MTQVSLEFLVEPFVEGAPGPHVRAAVEAAEQAGLAVELGPFASVATGPVDTVADAVARLLREAFRSGATRVQLQVDRA; via the coding sequence ATGACCCAGGTGTCCCTCGAGTTCCTCGTCGAGCCGTTCGTCGAGGGCGCTCCCGGCCCGCACGTGCGGGCCGCCGTCGAGGCCGCCGAGCAGGCCGGGCTGGCCGTCGAGCTCGGGCCGTTCGCGTCGGTGGCCACCGGTCCGGTCGACACGGTCGCCGACGCCGTCGCCCGCCTGCTGCGGGAGGCGTTCCGGTCGGGGGCGACCCGGGTCCAGCTCCAGGTCGACCGGGCGTGA